The following proteins are co-located in the Polyangia bacterium genome:
- a CDS encoding hemolysin family protein, translated as MSPALALVVSVLIVLANAFFVAAEFSLVKIRPTRLQQLANQGRLRARLLMNMTSQLSLYLSTSQLGITLTSLSLGWLGEPAFAHLLRPVFARMGGGVSERTVHTLAATVSLIVITFMHTVIGELAPKGLAIRMTEPVAMWTAVPFRVVYVLAFPVVWTLKGAAGLVLRLLRLPPASEAEMLHSPEELRLVLQHVQLEPGARRLIDRVFDYTHRVARHVMTLRRDVVTLEAGRPFEDNLRIAVANQYTRYPLVEPVTDRVVGYVHLKDIVAALASGNRPDSMRRLVREPIYASEDTRLEWLRREFQRRRVHIAVILGPGHAFTGIVTFEDLVEEVVGEIQDEQDHEEIPPVIRRPDGSFEADGRLTLDVAARDLGLKFPPLPPDVETLGGFVLTQLAEFPIPGDSVDTAGYHFVVLEVRDRRIRRLQGTPLPPPPPEPE; from the coding sequence ATGTCGCCCGCCCTGGCTCTGGTCGTCAGCGTCCTCATCGTCCTCGCCAACGCCTTCTTCGTCGCGGCTGAGTTCTCGCTGGTCAAGATCCGTCCCACCCGCCTGCAGCAGCTGGCCAACCAAGGCCGCCTCCGGGCCCGGTTGCTGATGAACATGACCAGCCAGCTGAGCTTGTATCTGTCGACCAGCCAGCTTGGCATCACCCTGACCTCGCTGAGCCTGGGGTGGCTGGGAGAGCCGGCATTCGCCCACCTGTTGCGTCCGGTGTTCGCACGGATGGGCGGCGGCGTCTCCGAGCGCACCGTGCACACGCTGGCCGCCACCGTCAGCCTGATCGTCATCACCTTCATGCACACCGTGATCGGCGAGCTGGCGCCGAAGGGCCTGGCCATCCGGATGACCGAACCGGTGGCGATGTGGACGGCGGTTCCGTTCCGGGTGGTCTACGTGCTGGCCTTCCCGGTGGTGTGGACGTTGAAAGGCGCCGCCGGTCTGGTGCTGCGACTGCTGCGCCTGCCGCCCGCGTCGGAAGCGGAGATGCTGCACTCGCCGGAAGAGCTGCGCCTGGTCCTGCAGCACGTGCAGCTGGAGCCGGGGGCGCGCCGCTTGATCGACCGGGTGTTCGACTACACCCACCGCGTGGCCCGCCACGTGATGACCTTGCGGCGCGACGTGGTCACGCTGGAGGCCGGCCGTCCCTTCGAGGACAACCTGCGCATCGCCGTCGCCAACCAGTACACGCGCTATCCGCTGGTCGAGCCGGTGACCGATCGCGTGGTCGGGTACGTACACTTGAAAGACATCGTCGCCGCGCTGGCGTCCGGCAATCGCCCCGACAGCATGCGCCGCCTGGTGCGTGAGCCCATCTACGCCTCGGAAGACACGCGCCTCGAATGGCTGCGGCGCGAGTTCCAGCGCCGCCGCGTCCACATCGCCGTCATCCTGGGCCCGGGCCACGCCTTCACCGGCATCGTGACCTTCGAAGATCTCGTCGAGGAAGTGGTCGGCGAAATTCAAGACGAGCAGGACCACGAAGAGATCCCGCCGGTGATTCGCCGCCCCGACGGCAGCTTTGAAGCCGACGGCCGCCTGACCCTGGACGTGGCGGCGCGCGATCTGGGCCTGAAATTTCCGCCGCTGCCGCCTGACGTGGAAACCCTGGGCGGCTTCGTGCTGACCCAGCTGGCAGAGTTTCCCATTCCCGGCGACTCCGTCGACACCGCCGGCTATCACTTCGTGGTGCTGGAGGTGCGTGACCGCCGCATCCGCCGCTTGCAAGGCACGCCGCTGCCGCCGCCCCCGCCCGAGCCCGAGTGA
- a CDS encoding DUF1697 domain-containing protein produces MASAKTSAPLRQYAAFLRGISPMNAKMPELKRCFEKAGFTDVRTLLSSGNVVFHARPAAEATLQGQAEAAMQEHLGRSFLTIVRSVDSLRAWLEADPYRRFRLAPGSKRVVTFLRQPGASPPKLPIVFEDARILCVQDGEAFSAYVPGPRGPVFMTLIEKTFGSAVTTRTWDTVRKAAAVP; encoded by the coding sequence ATGGCCTCCGCAAAAACGAGCGCCCCGCTGCGCCAGTACGCTGCCTTTCTCCGCGGCATCAGCCCGATGAACGCCAAGATGCCGGAGCTCAAACGCTGCTTTGAAAAGGCTGGCTTCACCGACGTGCGGACCCTGCTTTCCAGCGGCAACGTGGTCTTTCACGCCCGCCCCGCCGCCGAGGCGACGCTGCAAGGCCAGGCCGAAGCGGCGATGCAAGAACACCTCGGCCGATCATTCCTGACCATCGTGCGCTCGGTGGATTCGCTGCGCGCGTGGCTGGAGGCGGATCCCTATCGCCGTTTTCGCCTGGCCCCCGGCAGCAAGCGGGTGGTGACGTTCTTGCGCCAGCCAGGTGCGTCCCCGCCCAAGCTGCCCATCGTCTTTGAAGACGCGCGCATCCTGTGCGTGCAGGATGGCGAAGCCTTCAGCGCCTATGTCCCCGGCCCGCGCGGTCCGGTGTTCATGACGCTGATCGAAAAGACCTTCGGCTCCGCCGTCACCACCCGCACCTGGGACACCGTGCGCAAGGCCGCCGCCGTTCCCTAG
- a CDS encoding class I SAM-dependent methyltransferase — protein sequence MTVSRDDETAGAIEPFEDAALYDWEYRRRRDDVRFYRLLAHERGGPVLDLACGTGRLLAPLARDGHVVVGLDRSAPMLARAAARVRRLSASARRRTLLVRGDLRAFAFRRPFQMAICAFHSIQHLTSDGDLLRFLQMVRAALAPGGWFAFDVFAPEQKFLDRASHRRWDRTVFRHPSQGRLVYSMNSRLSANGRALLMTMYYQPVDARGRSRGPEKSVRLCHRQLSPAQICGLLQRAGLISVATWTGFDGSTQDLASEQYVFLARRPHGRETSFSVGKHRRSRR from the coding sequence ATGACGGTGTCACGCGACGACGAAACCGCCGGCGCGATCGAGCCTTTCGAAGACGCCGCGCTTTATGACTGGGAATACCGACGGCGCCGCGACGACGTTCGTTTCTACCGCCTGCTGGCCCACGAGCGCGGCGGGCCAGTGCTGGATCTGGCGTGCGGCACCGGCCGCTTGCTGGCGCCGCTGGCGCGCGACGGGCACGTGGTGGTGGGCCTTGATCGATCGGCGCCGATGCTGGCCCGAGCGGCGGCGCGGGTGCGGCGGCTTTCGGCCAGCGCGCGACGGCGGACGCTGCTGGTGCGCGGCGATCTTCGCGCTTTCGCTTTTCGGCGGCCCTTCCAGATGGCAATTTGCGCATTCCATAGTATTCAGCACCTGACGTCGGATGGGGACCTTTTGCGGTTCCTGCAGATGGTGCGGGCCGCCCTGGCGCCTGGCGGCTGGTTTGCGTTTGATGTTTTTGCGCCGGAACAAAAGTTCTTGGACCGCGCGTCCCACCGTCGCTGGGATCGTACGGTCTTTCGCCACCCCAGCCAGGGCCGGCTGGTTTATTCGATGAACTCGCGCCTGTCTGCCAACGGCCGCGCGCTATTGATGACGATGTACTATCAGCCCGTCGACGCGCGCGGCCGGTCGCGCGGGCCCGAAAAATCAGTCCGTTTGTGCCACCGCCAGCTCTCGCCAGCCCAAATTTGCGGTTTACTGCAACGAGCGGGCCTGATTTCCGTCGCCACCTGGACCGGCTTTGATGGCTCCACGCAAGACCTTGCATCGGAGCAATATGTCTTCCTTGCCAGGCGGCCGCACGGTCGCGAAACGTCATTTTCCGTGGGAAAACACCGGAGATCTCGGCGGTAA
- the queC gene encoding 7-cyano-7-deazaguanine synthase QueC: protein MSAEAIVLLSGGLDSATALAMTKADGLRCHALSFRYGQRHAVELEAARRVAAAQGVASHKVIDLDLRAVGGSALTDEIAVPKGRTEAEMAACIPVTYVPARNTIFLAYAIAVAEVTGASAIVVGVNVLDSSGYPDCRPEWLTAMQEVARLGTKAGVEQRPLNIRAPLIRMSKAEIIGAGTALGVDYGLTHSCYDPDATGAACGACDACVLRRRGFEAAGVVDPTRYA from the coding sequence ATGTCCGCAGAGGCGATTGTTCTTCTTTCCGGCGGCCTCGACTCGGCGACGGCGCTGGCCATGACCAAGGCGGACGGCTTGCGTTGCCACGCCCTTAGCTTTCGCTATGGGCAGCGGCACGCGGTGGAACTGGAAGCGGCTCGTCGTGTGGCCGCCGCGCAAGGTGTGGCGTCGCACAAGGTGATCGATCTCGATCTGCGCGCTGTCGGTGGCTCGGCCCTGACCGACGAGATCGCCGTTCCCAAGGGCCGCACCGAGGCCGAGATGGCGGCCTGCATTCCGGTCACCTACGTCCCAGCCCGCAACACCATTTTCCTCGCCTACGCCATCGCCGTCGCCGAGGTGACCGGTGCCAGCGCCATCGTGGTCGGCGTGAACGTGCTGGATTCGTCGGGCTATCCCGACTGCCGCCCCGAGTGGCTGACGGCCATGCAGGAGGTGGCGCGCCTCGGAACCAAGGCCGGCGTCGAGCAGCGCCCGCTGAACATCCGCGCGCCGCTGATTCGGATGTCGAAGGCCGAGATCATCGGCGCTGGAACGGCCCTGGGCGTCGATTACGGCTTGACCCACTCGTGCTACGACCCGGACGCGACCGGAGCGGCATGCGGGGCCTGCGACGCCTGCGTGTTGCGGCGCCGCGGCTTCGAAGCGGCGGGCGTCGTCGATCCCACGCGCTACGCCTAA
- the pcnB gene encoding polynucleotide adenylyltransferase PcnB, whose translation MQIAPDQIDPDAAKVVQRLRRYDHAAYLVGGCVRDLLLGLKPKDFDVVTSATPPEIKRLFRNCRIIGRRFRLAHIFFGSKIIETSTFRANPREIEEEENENGNGNGNGETENADLLIRRDNVFGTPEEDARRRDFTINGLFYDLETGHVIDHVNGLVDLEARVVRTIGDPDIRFREDPVRILRAVKFAARCNLTIEPETYRRMMEHRLEIEKCAQARVSEEFYRLLRAGAAKRSMEILVETDLLELLSPELSRGLKGDADSDDTRLRRARLWAYLEALDRSTTRRTTPPSNSLLLAVLMLPPLRDALDPDSNGVRDIGQMVAQGIAPALEHLKASRRDAELARQVLLAIRYILPSKQPRRKRPHLAGREFFDDALRLCEIISDAETLAPELGGRPIIAEGTDALAVAASDSDADTEELAPELEPLDGFERGRRRRRGRGGSGADERPRGASPERPRLPAPGNHYAPTRSEGLEALLVATASLLQRSDRPAFLGTGAFGGPWSTRQD comes from the coding sequence ATGCAGATAGCGCCGGATCAAATTGATCCCGACGCCGCGAAGGTTGTTCAGAGACTGAGACGATACGACCACGCCGCCTACCTGGTCGGCGGGTGCGTGCGCGATCTCCTACTGGGCCTCAAGCCCAAGGACTTCGATGTCGTCACCAGCGCGACGCCACCCGAGATCAAAAGACTGTTTCGAAATTGCCGCATCATTGGGCGTCGGTTTCGTTTGGCCCACATTTTCTTCGGCTCGAAGATCATCGAGACGTCGACCTTCCGCGCCAACCCGCGCGAGATCGAGGAAGAAGAAAACGAAAACGGCAACGGGAACGGCAACGGCGAGACCGAAAACGCCGACCTGCTGATCCGCCGCGACAACGTCTTCGGGACGCCGGAAGAAGACGCCCGCCGACGCGACTTCACCATCAACGGACTCTTCTACGATCTCGAGACTGGCCACGTGATCGATCACGTCAATGGCCTGGTCGATCTGGAGGCCCGGGTGGTGCGCACCATCGGCGATCCCGACATCCGGTTTCGCGAGGACCCGGTGCGCATTCTGCGCGCCGTGAAGTTCGCCGCCCGCTGTAACCTGACCATCGAGCCCGAGACCTACCGGCGCATGATGGAGCACCGGCTGGAGATCGAGAAGTGCGCCCAGGCCCGCGTGTCGGAAGAGTTCTACCGCCTGCTGCGCGCCGGGGCGGCCAAGCGCTCGATGGAGATCCTGGTCGAGACGGATCTGCTCGAGCTGCTTTCGCCGGAACTGTCGCGCGGCCTCAAAGGCGATGCGGACAGCGATGATACGCGGCTGCGACGGGCACGGCTGTGGGCGTATCTGGAGGCCCTGGATCGCTCGACCACCCGGCGCACGACGCCGCCCAGCAACAGTCTCCTGCTGGCGGTTTTGATGCTGCCGCCGCTGCGCGACGCCCTGGATCCCGACAGCAATGGCGTGCGCGACATCGGTCAAATGGTCGCGCAGGGAATCGCCCCCGCGCTGGAACACCTCAAGGCGTCGCGCCGGGACGCCGAGCTGGCGCGCCAGGTGCTGCTGGCCATCCGTTACATCCTGCCGTCCAAGCAGCCGCGTCGAAAGCGTCCCCATCTGGCCGGCCGCGAGTTCTTCGATGATGCCCTGCGATTGTGCGAGATCATCTCGGACGCCGAAACTTTGGCGCCCGAGTTGGGCGGCCGGCCAATTATCGCCGAGGGGACCGACGCCCTCGCGGTCGCCGCCAGCGACAGCGACGCTGACACCGAAGAGCTGGCGCCCGAGCTTGAGCCGCTGGACGGATTTGAGCGTGGACGGCGACGGCGGCGCGGGCGCGGCGGCAGCGGCGCCGATGAGCGGCCGCGCGGCGCGTCACCCGAGCGGCCCCGCCTACCAGCGCCCGGCAACCATTACGCGCCGACGCGCTCTGAAGGCCTGGAAGCCCTGCTGGTCGCCACGGCATCTCTGCTGCAACGCTCGGATCGCCCCGCGTTTCTGGGTACCGGCGCCTTCGGCGGTCCCTGGAGCACCCGGCAGGACTGA
- a CDS encoding glutathione synthase, with protein MRLCFVVNNVRTQRPTYTTLHLAFSAHRRGHDVAFVSVDALSQGDTADVIGDIVRPKPGRLKDAAAYAKALAARDAPHEDTRLGDFDVVFLRNNPNAGAKDTDNFNPAIDFGRRLKQSGVMVVNDPDGLLRAGSKMYLAGFPVELRPKTLITRSIERVRAFLRELDGPAIIKPLAGFGGQNVFYVGRGQTANLQQMVSTVRRDGYLIVQEYLPAVTKGDKRVLLLGGNPLVVEDHVVAYKRMRPKDDIRNNMHVGGSRRRTDFSDGERRICDLLRPRLMADGLYFVGVDLVGDKILEINVFAPGGIHNVNELYNIDVGAAVIRDLERKVELRGVYRAAIPSHIFMRA; from the coding sequence ATGCGCCTTTGCTTTGTCGTCAACAACGTCCGCACGCAGCGGCCCACGTACACCACGCTGCACCTGGCTTTCTCGGCCCATCGCCGTGGTCACGACGTGGCGTTCGTATCCGTCGACGCCTTGTCGCAAGGTGACACCGCGGACGTCATCGGCGACATCGTTCGGCCCAAACCCGGTCGACTGAAGGACGCCGCCGCCTATGCCAAGGCGCTGGCCGCGCGCGATGCCCCGCACGAGGACACCCGCCTGGGCGATTTCGATGTGGTGTTCCTGCGCAACAATCCGAACGCCGGCGCCAAGGACACCGACAACTTCAACCCGGCCATCGATTTTGGGCGGCGGCTGAAGCAGTCGGGCGTGATGGTGGTGAACGATCCCGACGGCCTGCTGCGCGCCGGTTCGAAGATGTACCTGGCCGGCTTTCCGGTCGAGCTGCGCCCGAAGACGTTGATCACCCGATCGATCGAACGCGTGCGGGCCTTTCTGCGCGAACTGGACGGCCCGGCGATCATCAAACCGCTGGCCGGTTTTGGCGGGCAGAACGTCTTTTATGTCGGTCGCGGCCAGACCGCGAACCTGCAGCAGATGGTCTCCACCGTGCGCCGCGATGGGTATTTGATCGTGCAGGAGTACCTGCCCGCCGTGACCAAGGGCGACAAGCGCGTCCTGTTGCTGGGCGGCAACCCGCTCGTGGTCGAGGACCACGTCGTCGCCTACAAGCGCATGCGGCCCAAGGACGACATTCGCAACAACATGCACGTTGGCGGTTCGCGGCGCCGCACCGATTTCTCCGACGGTGAACGCCGCATCTGCGATCTTCTGCGCCCGCGCTTGATGGCCGACGGTCTTTACTTCGTGGGCGTCGACTTGGTGGGCGACAAGATCCTCGAGATCAACGTCTTCGCCCCTGGCGGCATTCACAACGTCAACGAGCTTTACAACATCGACGTCGGAGCCGCCGTCATCCGCGATCTGGAGCGGAAGGTCGAGCTGCGCGGCGTGTACCGGGCGGCTATCCCGTCTCACATCTTCATGCGCGCCTAA
- the glnD gene encoding [protein-PII] uridylyltransferase, which produces MNQSIAQQFAEAREWAGKAARIDTDGTRIARDLAADVDRILMASAGPDVARCDTPVAILATGGFGRGELAPFSDLDLLVLCAEHPGRAAQALAEAILYPLWDAKVDAGHAVRGYDQALSLPATDLAAATALLDARFLIGDRALADKFLAEFHKRVAASAADDFVARLRAEQKARHSRFGDTIFLLEPDLKNGPGGMRDLCVGRWAAMARFGTGDPRALQAKGVMTERVATAFEAANAWLLRTRIAMHSAAGRRQDQLRFAVQEAVAPILCPNARAGEGDIRPAVAPAVEALMHQFHAHAKLIRRETERLLQRATAREGQRRVTVPVALANSGPRDPSFVIRDGALEPADETVFQRKPSEMIRIFAAAVELDLPLALRTRELIGEQAAAHGEALRADPDAGPTFVKFLGDTRDRANPSRLEQMQDLGVLGALMPEWEPSTGRVQHDIYHVYTVDQHALYAVGRLHALARGDHADEFSVTSETIQEVQRPVALVVGTLLHDVGKPYGKPHSEIGADLTLNIAARLGLEEEDIRRAEFLVRQHLVMGQMSQRRDLDDQEMIADFAKLCGDEENLRELYLLTFCDLASVAPDNLTSWKDTLLRELYQRTLNFLRRGPDLLGAERAETVQRRQKRAARLLGEDADSPELAALFAGFPDRYFAENTARKIAAHARLMRARRGRTEVSIIDVAHDTRLGMTEMVLLAPDMPGLLAEVAGVLHANRLDVVDAAIYSRKATTPGEDALALDIFRVRDSAGNPVTDEHRWQKIRADLESVVSGRVKVETLVGSRPRADSVAAWHTPEVPTELKIDNQVSRSFTVVEVISEDRPGLLYAITRTLFASGLDIHRSKIATEANRAVDVFYVRDKATGEKITDDTRASKLRQALGASLPH; this is translated from the coding sequence ATGAATCAGTCGATTGCCCAGCAATTCGCCGAGGCACGGGAGTGGGCTGGCAAGGCCGCGCGAATCGACACCGACGGCACCCGGATCGCGCGCGATCTGGCCGCCGACGTCGACCGCATCTTGATGGCCAGCGCCGGTCCCGACGTCGCCAGATGCGACACGCCGGTGGCCATCCTGGCGACCGGCGGTTTCGGCCGCGGCGAGCTGGCCCCGTTTTCGGATCTGGATCTGCTGGTCCTTTGCGCCGAGCACCCGGGACGCGCCGCCCAGGCTCTGGCCGAGGCGATCTTGTATCCGCTGTGGGACGCCAAGGTCGACGCCGGCCACGCCGTGCGCGGCTACGATCAAGCGCTGTCCTTACCCGCCACTGACCTGGCCGCGGCGACGGCGCTGCTGGATGCCCGCTTTCTCATCGGCGATCGCGCGCTGGCCGACAAGTTCCTGGCCGAATTTCACAAGCGGGTGGCCGCCAGCGCGGCCGACGATTTCGTGGCCCGCCTGCGCGCCGAACAGAAAGCCCGCCACAGCCGGTTTGGCGACACCATTTTCTTGTTGGAGCCCGATCTGAAGAATGGCCCGGGCGGCATGCGCGATCTGTGCGTCGGGCGCTGGGCGGCGATGGCGCGCTTTGGCACCGGCGATCCGCGCGCGCTGCAGGCCAAGGGCGTGATGACCGAGCGGGTGGCCACGGCATTCGAGGCGGCGAACGCCTGGCTTTTGCGCACCCGCATCGCCATGCACAGCGCGGCCGGGCGCCGCCAGGATCAGCTGCGTTTCGCCGTGCAGGAAGCGGTGGCGCCCATCCTGTGCCCGAACGCGCGCGCCGGCGAGGGCGACATCCGCCCGGCGGTGGCGCCCGCCGTCGAGGCGCTGATGCACCAGTTCCATGCCCACGCCAAGTTGATTCGCCGCGAGACCGAGCGGCTGCTCCAGCGCGCCACCGCGCGCGAGGGCCAGCGCCGCGTCACCGTGCCGGTCGCCTTGGCGAACAGCGGCCCGCGCGATCCCAGCTTCGTCATTCGCGACGGCGCCCTGGAACCCGCCGACGAGACCGTCTTTCAGCGCAAGCCGTCGGAGATGATCCGCATCTTCGCCGCCGCCGTCGAGCTGGACCTGCCGCTGGCCCTGCGCACCCGCGAGCTCATCGGCGAGCAGGCCGCCGCGCACGGCGAAGCGCTGCGCGCCGATCCCGACGCCGGCCCGACCTTCGTGAAGTTCCTGGGCGATACGCGCGATCGGGCCAACCCGTCGCGCCTGGAACAGATGCAAGATCTCGGCGTGCTGGGCGCGCTCATGCCCGAGTGGGAGCCCAGCACCGGCCGGGTGCAGCACGACATCTATCACGTGTACACCGTCGACCAGCACGCCCTTTATGCCGTCGGTCGCCTGCACGCCCTGGCCCGCGGCGATCACGCCGATGAATTTTCCGTCACCTCGGAGACGATTCAGGAGGTCCAGCGGCCCGTGGCCCTGGTGGTGGGCACCTTGCTGCACGACGTGGGCAAACCGTACGGCAAGCCGCACAGCGAGATCGGCGCTGACCTCACCTTGAACATCGCCGCCCGGCTGGGGCTGGAGGAAGAAGACATTCGCCGCGCCGAGTTCCTGGTGCGCCAGCACCTGGTGATGGGCCAGATGTCGCAGCGGCGCGATCTGGATGATCAGGAGATGATCGCCGACTTCGCCAAGCTCTGCGGCGACGAGGAGAACCTGCGCGAGCTTTACTTGCTGACCTTCTGCGATCTGGCCTCGGTGGCGCCCGACAACCTGACCAGCTGGAAGGACACGCTGCTGCGCGAGCTTTACCAGCGCACCCTGAATTTCCTGCGCCGCGGGCCCGATCTCCTGGGCGCCGAGCGCGCCGAGACGGTGCAGCGCCGGCAAAAGCGCGCCGCACGTCTTCTGGGCGAGGACGCCGACAGCCCGGAGCTAGCCGCGCTGTTCGCCGGCTTTCCCGATCGCTACTTCGCCGAGAACACCGCGCGCAAGATCGCCGCCCACGCGCGCCTGATGCGGGCGCGGCGCGGCCGGACCGAGGTGTCGATCATCGACGTCGCCCACGACACGCGCCTCGGCATGACGGAGATGGTGCTGCTGGCGCCGGACATGCCGGGCCTGCTGGCCGAGGTGGCGGGCGTTCTGCACGCCAACCGCCTGGACGTCGTCGACGCCGCCATCTACTCGCGCAAGGCCACCACGCCGGGCGAGGACGCGTTGGCCCTGGACATCTTTCGCGTCCGCGACAGCGCCGGCAATCCCGTCACCGACGAGCACCGCTGGCAAAAGATCCGTGCCGATCTCGAATCGGTGGTGTCGGGGCGGGTGAAGGTCGAGACGTTGGTTGGTTCGCGCCCGCGCGCCGATTCAGTGGCTGCCTGGCACACGCCCGAGGTGCCGACCGAGCTGAAGATCGACAACCAGGTCAGCCGCAGCTTCACCGTCGTCGAGGTCATTTCCGAGGATCGCCCGGGCTTGCTGTACGCCATCACCCGCACGCTGTTCGCCAGCGGCCTGGACATCCACCGCTCGAAGATCGCCACCGAGGCCAACCGCGCCGTCGACGTCTTTTACGTGCGCGACAAGGCCACCGGCGAGAAGATCACCGACGACACCCGCGCCAGCAAGCTGCGCCAGGCGCTGGGCGCGTCGCTGCCGCACTGA
- a CDS encoding tetratricopeptide repeat protein, producing the protein MIVLLALVLLGPIGEGAPGAGAGSPGTPLLEKGQRLFQQGDLAGALRAFDAAAAADPKDARAPYLRGVALEKKGDAAGALAAYRAAVARKPDFAEANNNLGALLLAKGDGAGAAAALEAATKASPEYAEAQYNLGLARDALGKRAEAVVAYRAAVRLKPSDGSYRLNLGAALRRAGDIDGAAAALKDATRLSPNDALAFADLGMVLSDQRAFDDAQRALEHATKLNPNLALAWDRLGRVDLKKGDPAGAVLAGEKARKLDATNSAFAADLCRALFERREAARAVTECKAAVQLDPKNALARYELGKALVAKGDCAAARAEMERFAALPGVKPEAKNQAQAIVAACGAGDGKAAAK; encoded by the coding sequence ATGATCGTTCTTCTCGCGCTGGTACTGCTGGGACCAATCGGTGAGGGCGCGCCTGGCGCGGGCGCGGGCAGCCCAGGGACGCCGCTGCTGGAAAAGGGGCAGCGGTTGTTTCAGCAAGGCGATCTGGCGGGCGCGCTGCGGGCATTCGACGCGGCGGCGGCGGCGGATCCCAAGGACGCGCGCGCGCCGTACCTGCGTGGTGTCGCGCTGGAAAAGAAAGGCGACGCCGCGGGCGCGCTGGCCGCTTATCGCGCGGCGGTGGCGCGCAAGCCCGATTTCGCCGAGGCGAACAACAACCTGGGCGCGTTGCTGCTGGCCAAGGGCGACGGGGCGGGTGCGGCGGCGGCGCTGGAAGCGGCGACCAAGGCGAGTCCGGAGTACGCTGAAGCGCAATACAACCTGGGCCTGGCCCGCGATGCGCTGGGCAAGCGCGCCGAGGCGGTGGTGGCATATCGCGCGGCGGTGCGGCTCAAGCCGAGTGACGGCAGTTATCGTCTGAATCTGGGCGCGGCGCTGCGGCGGGCGGGCGACATCGACGGCGCGGCGGCGGCGCTGAAAGATGCCACGCGCCTGTCGCCTAACGACGCGCTTGCCTTTGCCGATCTGGGAATGGTGCTGTCCGATCAGCGCGCCTTCGACGACGCCCAGCGCGCTCTCGAGCACGCCACGAAGCTGAATCCCAATCTGGCGCTGGCCTGGGATCGTCTGGGGCGGGTGGATCTGAAGAAAGGCGACCCCGCGGGTGCGGTGCTGGCGGGCGAAAAGGCGCGCAAGCTGGACGCCACCAACAGCGCCTTCGCCGCCGACCTGTGTCGCGCGCTATTCGAGAGGCGCGAGGCGGCGCGCGCGGTGACGGAATGCAAGGCGGCGGTGCAGCTGGATCCGAAGAACGCGCTGGCGCGCTATGAGCTCGGCAAGGCGCTGGTGGCCAAGGGCGATTGCGCGGCGGCGCGCGCCGAGATGGAACGGTTCGCGGCTCTGCCTGGCGTCAAACCAGAGGCGAAAAACCAGGCCCAGGCCATCGTCGCCGCGTGCGGCGCCGGCGACGGCAAAGCCGCCGCGAAATAG